A stretch of the Thiomicrospira pelophila DSM 1534 genome encodes the following:
- a CDS encoding methyl-accepting chemotaxis protein, whose product MKQPAHASFWSRLKIASLIRLLLILMVFAGIFFTSVFLYLKSQLQQLVDQQLINEPDLAIDPTLQHLLNSLDFFILAVLITMSLFLALMVATLVGKIARPLAAMQKGIEAITHSNDFSKPLPVSYQDEMGAVITAFNGLTQNLKSVFDQTNTSLSKVAKGDYSQRLSVNVGGDLLVFKNYVNDAISSLERTMQSLQTIAGALSQGEFDQRMDQSVEGQLRLEVDDAMQSLDEVVEQINQVMSGVSKCHLSARIEVDGKGQLAKLINHTNQAMNTLEQGLSGIFVAIDALAEGDLSHQIQGQFSGEMERLKTHLNTAMTQLNQAMTGVKSSTQAMENTVHDIVSSNLSLEERTRQQALSVEHSARTLEQITICIQQVADHARQANQLTLHAREQTEQGRNVMQESVDSMHSIQDSSKKINDIVSLIDSIAFQTNLLALNASVEAARAGEQGRGFAVVASEVRQLAQRSAEASTNIRHLIEQVVQQVNQGANKLETTQEAFEAIFQSMQSVNDIVSEIAVSSGEQAEGIGQVNQSVNQLDEAIQQNARMVQNNTSLANNLQSLEQNLRTESERFTTGTQPSLTHKP is encoded by the coding sequence ATGAAACAACCTGCTCACGCTTCGTTCTGGAGCCGTCTTAAAATAGCGAGTTTAATTCGTTTATTATTGATTTTAATGGTCTTTGCCGGTATTTTTTTCACCAGCGTATTTCTCTACTTAAAAAGTCAGTTACAGCAATTGGTTGATCAACAACTTATCAATGAACCCGACCTAGCGATTGATCCCACTCTTCAACATTTGTTAAACAGTCTAGATTTTTTCATTTTGGCTGTCCTGATTACAATGTCATTGTTTTTAGCCTTAATGGTCGCCACTCTGGTCGGTAAGATTGCACGACCGTTAGCCGCGATGCAAAAAGGCATCGAAGCCATTACGCACTCAAACGACTTTTCAAAACCTTTACCGGTCAGTTATCAAGATGAAATGGGCGCCGTGATTACCGCTTTTAATGGCTTAACTCAAAACCTAAAATCGGTATTTGATCAAACCAATACCAGCCTGTCGAAAGTAGCTAAAGGAGATTATAGTCAGCGCCTCAGCGTGAATGTAGGTGGCGATTTATTAGTATTCAAAAATTATGTAAATGATGCCATCTCAAGCCTAGAACGCACCATGCAATCACTCCAAACAATCGCGGGTGCGTTATCACAAGGTGAATTTGACCAGCGTATGGATCAGTCGGTAGAAGGCCAGTTACGCTTGGAAGTAGATGACGCCATGCAAAGCCTGGACGAGGTGGTTGAGCAAATTAACCAAGTTATGTCAGGTGTTTCTAAATGCCACTTAAGTGCCCGCATTGAAGTAGACGGTAAAGGCCAACTTGCCAAGTTAATCAATCACACAAACCAAGCTATGAATACACTTGAACAAGGCTTATCAGGTATTTTTGTGGCGATTGATGCTTTAGCAGAGGGCGATTTATCCCATCAAATCCAAGGCCAATTCAGTGGCGAAATGGAACGCTTAAAAACTCATTTAAACACCGCAATGACACAGCTTAACCAAGCCATGACTGGGGTTAAAAGTAGCACTCAAGCAATGGAAAATACGGTACACGATATTGTGTCTAGTAATCTATCTCTTGAGGAACGCACACGCCAGCAAGCCTTATCGGTTGAACACAGTGCACGAACACTAGAACAAATTACAATTTGTATCCAACAAGTGGCCGATCATGCTCGCCAAGCTAACCAATTAACCTTGCATGCCCGCGAACAAACCGAACAAGGTCGGAATGTTATGCAAGAATCCGTCGACAGCATGCATTCAATCCAGGACTCTAGCAAAAAAATAAACGACATTGTTAGCTTGATTGATAGCATTGCATTTCAAACTAATTTATTGGCGTTAAATGCATCAGTAGAGGCGGCAAGAGCGGGCGAACAAGGTCGCGGATTTGCGGTAGTCGCCAGTGAAGTACGACAACTAGCACAACGCTCGGCTGAAGCGTCTACCAATATTCGTCATTTGATAGAGCAAGTAGTACAACAGGTGAATCAAGGTGCGAATAAACTTGAGACCACTCAAGAAGCCTTCGAAGCCATTTTTCAAAGCATGCAAAGTGTGAATGATATAGTGAGCGAAATTGCAGTAAGCTCAGGAGAGCAAGCAGAAGGCATTGGACAAGTTAACCAATCGGTAAATCAATTGGACGAAGCGATTCAACAAAACGCGAGGATGGTACAGAACAATACCTCACTCGCGAATAATCTACAGAGTTTAGAGCAAAACTTACGCACCGAATCAGAACGCTTTACAACTGGCACACAACCTAGCTTAACGCATAAGCCATAA
- a CDS encoding OmpA/MotB family protein — MSAASLKARNGWLLSFADVVTLLITFFIMMLALNHTEISRIQNWTDDQLDQSYLSLSQAVQSYNLQYINVNRNTQGIFLSISHPEAFERGGFEVSPGLAAELSQVSTLLSGIAVFNAHETELGQRIIQEADQDGMDWRVEVVVEGHTDNDPIPNGSILRNNWFLSTMRAQNVMQLLHRNSGLRNDYFSVAGFGEHRPVASNETLEGKGQNRRVNIVINAGFTRK, encoded by the coding sequence GTGAGTGCGGCCTCTCTAAAAGCGCGCAACGGCTGGTTGTTGTCCTTCGCCGATGTGGTGACCTTGTTAATCACTTTTTTTATTATGATGTTGGCACTCAATCATACAGAAATCTCACGCATTCAAAACTGGACAGATGATCAGTTAGATCAAAGTTATCTAAGTTTGTCCCAAGCGGTGCAAAGCTATAATCTGCAATACATTAATGTCAACCGCAATACACAGGGGATTTTTTTGTCAATTTCACATCCTGAAGCGTTTGAGCGGGGTGGCTTTGAAGTGTCACCAGGTTTGGCGGCAGAATTATCTCAAGTGTCTACCTTGCTGTCAGGCATTGCCGTGTTTAATGCGCATGAAACTGAGCTAGGCCAACGTATTATTCAAGAGGCGGATCAAGATGGTATGGATTGGCGTGTTGAGGTGGTGGTAGAAGGGCATACCGATAATGACCCCATTCCAAACGGTTCAATTTTACGAAATAACTGGTTTTTGAGTACCATGCGAGCGCAAAATGTGATGCAGTTGTTACATCGAAACTCCGGCTTACGTAACGACTATTTTTCGGTTGCTGGTTTTGGTGAACACCGTCCAGTGGCGAGTAATGAAACCCTAGAAGGGAAAGGCCAAAATCGACGTGTCAATATCGTGATTAATGCGGGCTTTACCCGCAAATAA
- a CDS encoding OmpA/MotB family protein: MSVKPNSALITHEQLQISSFKRNRIWMMTFADVFTALLTFFVLIMTISEMETIPPKRAYQKIMTGLHNEVREIKHRDSLAWMEVENTYSKGIRITIDPELFESAPLFEPARADINPRYFPYLNELSRVLDELELDHINQRYERWIKMIEQAGFEVTFTMSVEGHTDAIPLASGARYRDNIELSTHRAYELMQYLQARVDLEPSVYSMAGYGSFHPITNNPNDAENRRIELYLVPQMVDPVPILEPEL; encoded by the coding sequence ATGTCGGTAAAACCTAACTCTGCTCTGATTACTCATGAACAACTTCAAATCAGTTCTTTTAAACGTAACCGCATATGGATGATGACCTTTGCGGACGTGTTTACCGCGTTGTTAACGTTTTTTGTGTTGATTATGACCATCTCAGAAATGGAAACCATCCCGCCCAAACGTGCTTATCAAAAAATAATGACTGGCCTGCATAATGAGGTCCGTGAAATCAAACACCGTGACAGTTTGGCCTGGATGGAGGTAGAAAATACCTATTCAAAGGGTATCCGTATTACGATTGACCCTGAACTGTTTGAGAGTGCCCCTTTATTTGAACCGGCTCGTGCCGATATTAATCCACGTTATTTTCCGTATCTAAATGAACTCTCACGTGTTTTAGATGAGTTGGAATTAGATCACATTAATCAGCGCTATGAACGTTGGATCAAAATGATAGAGCAAGCGGGTTTTGAGGTAACCTTTACGATGAGTGTAGAAGGCCATACGGATGCGATTCCTTTAGCCTCAGGTGCACGCTATCGTGACAATATCGAACTTAGTACCCACCGTGCCTACGAGTTGATGCAATATTTGCAAGCTCGTGTTGACTTAGAGCCGAGTGTTTATTCAATGGCTGGTTACGGCAGTTTTCATCCAATTACAAATAATCCAAACGATGCCGAAAATCGTCGCATCGAACTCTACCTGGTACCCCAAATGGTTGACCCGGTTCCAATCTTGGAGCCTGAGCTGTGA
- a CDS encoding motility protein A has product MSKSATILGLLFGLIIVLLSMVDKDSGQIIGSFFNWQGLLVVLGGTLAAVLVNYPLNMLGCVFRGFVKVVVSEPSKVDNIIHEVERLSHISHKQGLLSLEREIDNVDDDFLRFSLTEMMVYQDQSQLLASVNNRQYNTQLRHMQCQELFNNMASYSPAFGMMGTVMGLIIMMTSHVGGAGGDVYEGGSEDMLAGLLAGMGLALVTTFYGVLFANLFYIPIAGKLKVLSEAETLKNEVIIRGVVGLKLGQSPMLVMESMLSFVNEKTKERLENRH; this is encoded by the coding sequence ATGAGTAAGTCAGCCACTATTCTGGGTTTGTTATTTGGATTAATCATTGTGCTGTTAAGCATGGTGGATAAAGATAGTGGTCAAATTATTGGTTCGTTTTTTAACTGGCAAGGCTTGTTGGTGGTACTGGGTGGAACCCTGGCGGCTGTCTTGGTGAATTACCCATTAAATATGTTGGGCTGTGTGTTTCGTGGTTTTGTTAAGGTGGTGGTGTCGGAACCTAGCAAGGTTGATAATATCATTCATGAAGTTGAACGTTTGAGTCACATTTCTCATAAACAAGGATTGCTCAGCTTAGAGCGTGAGATTGATAATGTGGACGATGATTTTCTGCGTTTCTCGCTGACTGAAATGATGGTTTATCAAGATCAAAGTCAACTTCTCGCGAGTGTGAATAACCGTCAATACAACACCCAGCTTCGGCACATGCAATGCCAAGAGTTATTTAATAACATGGCATCTTATTCGCCCGCCTTCGGTATGATGGGAACCGTGATGGGGTTGATTATTATGATGACTTCCCACGTTGGCGGTGCTGGCGGCGATGTTTACGAAGGCGGCTCTGAAGATATGTTGGCTGGGTTGTTAGCCGGCATGGGTTTGGCCTTGGTCACTACTTTTTATGGCGTATTGTTTGCAAATCTTTTTTATATTCCAATAGCCGGAAAGTTAAAGGTGTTATCCGAAGCCGAAACACTCAAGAATGAAGTTATTATCCGTGGGGTTGTCGGTTTGAAATTGGGACAATCGCCGATGCTGGTCATGGAAAGCATGCTCAGTTTTGTAAATGAGAAAACTAAAGAACGGCTTGAAAATCGTCATTAG
- a CDS encoding lysophospholipid acyltransferase family protein has product MLLLRSLAFEIGRGLLIFVFGILAQLLWVAPVRVRYAFLQNWTGLTLWWLKVTCGLTYRVHGKEHIDTSTPSIIMSHHESAWETIAIQRVFPRQNYVLKKEILQIPIFGWTMAMLKPIAIDRKAGRQALKQLIDQGRTQLLERHDWVVIFPEGTRVPSGTTGKINKGAAMLAKETGVPVYLVAHNAGQFWPKNSLIRTAGVIDLYISPPLDTTNMSVEEINQAARSWYQSHQTPHLTDK; this is encoded by the coding sequence ATGTTGTTATTACGTTCGTTAGCGTTTGAAATTGGGCGCGGGCTTTTGATTTTTGTTTTTGGCATTCTAGCTCAGCTTTTATGGGTAGCGCCGGTTAGAGTGCGTTATGCTTTTTTGCAAAATTGGACAGGACTCACGCTCTGGTGGTTAAAAGTGACCTGTGGTCTGACTTATCGGGTGCATGGAAAAGAACATATTGATACTAGCACACCCAGTATTATTATGTCGCATCACGAATCCGCTTGGGAGACTATCGCGATTCAGCGCGTGTTTCCACGTCAAAATTATGTCTTGAAAAAAGAAATCCTACAGATTCCTATTTTTGGTTGGACCATGGCGATGCTAAAGCCAATTGCGATTGATCGTAAAGCCGGAAGACAGGCTTTGAAGCAGTTGATTGACCAGGGGCGTACACAATTATTAGAACGGCACGATTGGGTGGTAATTTTCCCCGAAGGCACGCGTGTGCCAAGCGGTACTACCGGAAAAATCAATAAGGGCGCGGCTATGTTAGCTAAGGAAACCGGCGTGCCAGTTTATTTGGTTGCGCATAATGCTGGGCAGTTTTGGCCTAAAAATAGCTTAATACGAACGGCGGGGGTGATTGATCTTTATATCAGCCCGCCATTAGATACAACCAATATGAGTGTAGAAGAAATTAATCAAGCGGCACGAAGTTGGTATCAATCCCATCAAACACCCCATTTAACTGATAAATAA
- the gmhB gene encoding D-glycero-beta-D-manno-heptose 1,7-bisphosphate 7-phosphatase — MTKIIVLDRDGVINEDSDNFIKSAGEWQPISGSLEAIARLNKAGWTVAVATNQSGIKRRYYDRATLSQMHMKMQKLLQEHGGRVDWLNYSPYLSDCGSVCRKPLDGMLRAIELRYDCALKGMPMVGDSLADIQAAKMLGLQPFLVRTGKGERSLASGDKCLQNVPVYANLYEFVEEWLA; from the coding sequence ATGACAAAAATTATTGTGCTGGATCGGGATGGCGTGATAAATGAAGATTCAGATAACTTCATTAAATCGGCTGGTGAGTGGCAACCTATCTCAGGCAGTTTAGAAGCGATTGCGCGTTTAAATAAAGCCGGTTGGACGGTAGCAGTAGCGACCAATCAGTCAGGCATTAAACGCCGTTATTATGATCGGGCCACTCTAAGCCAAATGCATATGAAAATGCAAAAATTACTGCAAGAACATGGTGGTCGGGTAGATTGGTTGAATTATTCGCCTTATTTGAGTGATTGCGGTTCGGTGTGTCGTAAACCTTTAGACGGGATGTTACGCGCGATTGAGCTGCGTTATGACTGTGCCTTAAAAGGTATGCCGATGGTAGGTGATAGCTTAGCCGATATTCAGGCGGCCAAAATGTTGGGTTTACAGCCTTTTTTAGTTCGAACCGGTAAGGGTGAACGTAGTTTAGCCTCGGGTGATAAATGTTTGCAAAATGTCCCTGTTTATGCGAACTTATACGAATTCGTTGAGGAGTGGTTAGCTTGA
- the glyS gene encoding glycine--tRNA ligase subunit beta, with product MSSVREDFLVEIGTEELPPKALKKLSEAFARGLTEGLEQADLSFETVTIYAAPRRLAVWVQALDMAQADKVVERKGPAKKAAFDAEGNPTKALEGFARSCGVGVNDLMEIETDKGTWMVYEQAVKGQTTGDLLPGLVESSLAKLPIPKRMRWGASDVEFVRPVHWVLMLLGEQVVPATILGKTASNVTRGHRFHAPQEIVIDTPADYSTVLKKQGYVLADFAERQAVIRQQVLAIASQSGGEAVIDEDLLEEVTALNEWPTAVVGSFDEDFLSVPPECLISAMKGHQKFFHLLDPKGKLQAKFITVCNIESTNPQSVISGNERVIRPRLSDAKFFWNQDRKQPLDDLLPSLKTVVFQQKLGTLYDKIERLESLAVKIARPLGVASELAERAARLSKCDLMTLMVGEFPELQGVMGRYYALAQNEQADVADSLDQQYKPRFGGDGLPDTALAQTLAIADKLDTITGIYGIGELPTGDKDPFALRRAALGLIRIMIEKELDLDLQYLIEASLNLHPKVESSPELVNAIYDFIISRLKAYYADQGISAEAFEAVRVCRPAHPIDFSKRIDAVRAFAALPEAESLSAANKRIQNILRKIEGEWPQEVDSSLFEQAVETQLWQAIEALREQVSSQIADRNYTQALTTLAQIREPVDQFFDQVMVMAEDETLKRNRLAMLNQIHQLFLAVADISRL from the coding sequence ATGAGTTCGGTTCGCGAAGATTTTTTAGTTGAAATCGGTACAGAAGAATTGCCTCCAAAAGCGCTTAAGAAATTGTCAGAAGCCTTTGCAAGGGGTTTAACGGAAGGTTTGGAGCAAGCCGATTTAAGTTTTGAAACGGTTACAATTTACGCCGCACCACGCCGTCTAGCGGTGTGGGTTCAAGCACTGGATATGGCACAAGCCGATAAGGTGGTGGAGCGCAAAGGGCCGGCGAAAAAAGCGGCCTTTGATGCGGAAGGAAATCCTACAAAAGCCTTAGAAGGTTTTGCGCGTTCATGCGGTGTAGGTGTCAATGACTTGATGGAAATCGAAACCGATAAAGGCACCTGGATGGTGTATGAGCAGGCGGTCAAAGGTCAAACAACAGGCGACCTATTACCAGGCCTGGTGGAAAGCTCTTTAGCTAAATTACCGATTCCTAAACGTATGCGCTGGGGTGCTTCGGATGTTGAGTTTGTGCGTCCGGTACATTGGGTATTAATGTTATTAGGTGAGCAAGTTGTGCCCGCTACTATTTTAGGTAAAACAGCTTCTAACGTTACGCGCGGCCATCGTTTCCATGCACCACAAGAGATTGTAATTGATACGCCGGCTGATTATTCAACTGTGCTCAAAAAGCAAGGTTATGTTTTAGCCGACTTCGCCGAGCGTCAAGCAGTAATTCGCCAGCAAGTATTGGCTATCGCCAGCCAGTCCGGTGGTGAAGCGGTGATTGATGAAGATTTACTGGAAGAAGTAACGGCGTTAAACGAATGGCCAACGGCCGTAGTGGGCTCATTTGATGAAGACTTTTTGAGCGTGCCTCCAGAATGTTTGATTTCAGCGATGAAAGGCCATCAAAAATTCTTCCATTTATTGGACCCTAAAGGCAAATTGCAAGCTAAGTTTATTACGGTGTGTAATATTGAAAGTACTAATCCGCAGTCTGTTATTTCCGGTAATGAACGTGTGATTCGCCCGCGTTTGTCGGATGCTAAATTTTTCTGGAATCAAGATCGAAAACAACCGCTGGATGACTTACTACCGAGCTTAAAAACCGTGGTTTTTCAACAAAAACTGGGCACCTTGTATGACAAAATTGAGCGTTTAGAAAGTTTGGCCGTCAAAATTGCGCGTCCATTGGGCGTAGCGAGTGAGTTGGCTGAGCGTGCGGCGCGTTTATCAAAATGCGATTTAATGACCTTGATGGTGGGCGAATTTCCAGAGTTGCAGGGCGTGATGGGGCGTTATTATGCGTTAGCTCAAAACGAGCAGGCGGATGTGGCTGACAGTTTAGATCAACAATACAAGCCGCGCTTTGGTGGTGATGGTTTGCCAGACACGGCCTTAGCGCAAACACTAGCCATTGCCGATAAACTAGATACCATTACCGGTATTTATGGCATTGGTGAATTACCTACCGGTGACAAAGATCCGTTTGCCTTGCGTCGTGCCGCATTGGGTTTGATCCGAATTATGATCGAAAAAGAACTGGACCTAGATTTACAGTATTTAATTGAAGCCAGTTTAAACTTGCATCCTAAAGTCGAGTCGTCGCCTGAGTTGGTGAATGCGATCTATGATTTCATTATCAGTCGCCTAAAAGCCTATTATGCCGATCAAGGCATTAGTGCCGAAGCATTTGAAGCTGTGCGTGTATGCCGTCCGGCACATCCGATTGATTTTTCAAAACGTATCGATGCGGTGCGTGCGTTTGCCGCCTTGCCTGAGGCTGAAAGCTTGAGTGCCGCGAACAAACGTATTCAGAATATCCTTCGCAAAATTGAAGGAGAATGGCCGCAAGAGGTGGACTCAAGCTTGTTTGAACAAGCCGTTGAAACTCAACTTTGGCAGGCGATTGAAGCCTTGCGTGAACAAGTTAGCTCGCAAATCGCCGATCGGAACTACACCCAGGCGTTAACCACCTTGGCACAAATTCGCGAGCCGGTCGATCAGTTTTTTGATCAAGTTATGGTGATGGCCGAAGATGAAACCTTAAAGCGTAACCGACTAGCGATGTTGAACCAGATTCATCAGCTATTTTTGGCCGTTGCTGATATATCGCGCTTGTAA
- the glyQ gene encoding glycine--tRNA ligase subunit alpha, protein MSNANNRTAGIHTFQGLIQSLQSFWAEQGCVVMQPYDNEMGAGTFHPATFLRSIGPEPWRAAYVQPSRRPTDGRYGENPNRLQHYYQFQVMLKPSPENIQELYLDSLKMLGLDPLEHDIRFVEDNWESPTLGAWGLGWEVWLNGMEVTQFTYFQQVGGLECRPVTGEITYGLERIAMYLQGVNSVYDLVWVDGTSGKVTYGDVFHQNEVEMSTYNFEYANTDVLFRQFDECEQAFKQLIEAKLPLPAYEQVLKASHTFNLLDARHAISVTERARFIGRVRTMARAVAEAYYTGREALGFPLVKHAQEASV, encoded by the coding sequence GTGTCAAACGCTAATAACCGCACAGCGGGTATCCATACTTTTCAGGGCTTAATTCAAAGCCTGCAATCCTTTTGGGCTGAACAGGGCTGTGTCGTGATGCAACCCTATGATAATGAAATGGGTGCAGGTACCTTTCATCCGGCTACTTTCTTACGTTCAATTGGTCCAGAGCCATGGCGAGCGGCTTATGTGCAGCCAAGTCGTCGTCCAACGGATGGTCGTTATGGTGAAAACCCAAACCGTTTACAGCACTATTATCAGTTTCAAGTGATGTTGAAGCCTTCACCGGAAAATATCCAAGAATTGTATTTAGACTCCTTAAAGATGTTGGGCTTGGATCCGTTAGAGCACGACATTCGTTTTGTTGAAGATAACTGGGAATCCCCAACTCTAGGGGCCTGGGGCTTGGGCTGGGAAGTTTGGTTGAACGGAATGGAAGTTACGCAGTTTACCTATTTTCAGCAGGTAGGTGGACTAGAGTGTCGTCCAGTTACCGGCGAGATCACTTATGGTCTTGAACGTATTGCCATGTATTTGCAGGGTGTGAATAGCGTATACGATTTAGTTTGGGTGGATGGCACAAGCGGAAAAGTCACTTATGGGGATGTTTTTCATCAAAATGAAGTCGAAATGTCGACCTATAACTTTGAATATGCCAATACCGACGTATTATTCCGTCAATTTGATGAATGTGAGCAAGCCTTTAAGCAGCTGATTGAAGCCAAGTTGCCTCTACCGGCTTATGAGCAGGTTTTAAAAGCCTCTCATACTTTTAACTTATTAGATGCGCGTCATGCGATAAGTGTTACAGAGCGTGCACGTTTTATCGGGCGAGTGCGTACTATGGCGCGAGCGGTGGCCGAAGCCTATTATACAGGCCGTGAAGCCTTGGGCTTCCCTTTAGTGAAACATGCACAGGAGGCATCAGTATGA
- a CDS encoding sulfurtransferase TusA family protein, whose translation MNTHQLNAKGLKCPMPVIKLQQLVRQLSVGDQIEIACTDPAAEKDIRSWCKINRHPFLNVKSEIDHLLIYIQIDGRKS comes from the coding sequence ATGAACACGCATCAACTCAATGCAAAAGGCTTAAAGTGCCCAATGCCAGTTATCAAGCTTCAACAATTAGTCCGCCAACTTTCAGTTGGAGATCAAATTGAAATCGCTTGTACCGACCCCGCCGCTGAAAAAGACATTCGAAGCTGGTGCAAAATAAACCGTCACCCATTCTTAAACGTCAAATCAGAAATAGATCATCTGCTCATTTACATTCAAATTGATGGCAGAAAAAGCTAA
- a CDS encoding M23 family metallopeptidase, with protein MQYEEINPFCRALQWISLAFLITLPVNLAHAKTEFKTQILELPTQLKESTNSTEQLAQSTSLNKFEFIIRPNQTLSHALDKVADTAQTALKISQSNNSELFTNLRVGDKLVIWTDTDNQLQKIDMDRSRILSYHLEKKDDQFRIYENHKVVDTKIKMSSATIHDSFYIAGETAGLSPRTIMNLADLFAWEVDFVRELRSGDELKIIYEQRYLNDEFLGDGNILAAELTVGGQRKVRAFRLEIENQLIGYYDENGQNLRKAFMRNPINYTRISSRFQRGRHHPVLQETRDHRGVDYAAPTGTPIYAAGDGVISYKGWNGGYGKKVVIKHAGRYETVYAHLSRYGKAKRGQSVKQGDIIGYVGKTGLATGPHLHYEFRINGVHRDPLKVKFPDAEPVLATYRNDFDQYASIMHSQLTRFDPELTQLALNFE; from the coding sequence ATGCAATATGAAGAAATAAACCCGTTTTGCCGGGCTTTACAATGGATTAGCTTGGCATTTTTGATCACCCTACCTGTCAACTTAGCGCACGCTAAAACCGAATTTAAAACACAGATTCTTGAGCTGCCAACCCAGCTAAAGGAATCTACAAATTCAACAGAACAGCTTGCTCAAAGCACTTCTTTAAATAAATTCGAATTTATTATTCGCCCAAATCAGACCCTAAGCCACGCATTAGACAAAGTAGCCGATACCGCACAAACAGCATTAAAAATTAGTCAATCTAACAATTCTGAATTATTCACCAATCTTCGTGTCGGTGATAAACTCGTGATCTGGACAGACACAGATAACCAGTTACAAAAAATTGACATGGATCGTAGCCGCATCCTGAGCTACCACTTAGAAAAAAAAGACGATCAATTTCGTATTTACGAAAACCATAAAGTGGTTGATACCAAAATTAAAATGTCGTCTGCGACCATTCACGATTCCTTTTACATTGCCGGAGAAACCGCTGGCCTTAGCCCACGCACTATTATGAACCTAGCTGACCTGTTTGCTTGGGAGGTCGACTTTGTGCGTGAACTTCGTAGTGGTGATGAGCTTAAGATCATTTATGAACAACGCTACCTAAACGATGAATTTTTAGGGGATGGTAATATTCTGGCCGCAGAACTGACAGTTGGTGGACAACGCAAAGTGCGTGCTTTTCGCCTAGAAATTGAAAATCAATTGATTGGTTATTATGACGAAAACGGTCAAAACCTGCGTAAAGCGTTTATGCGTAACCCCATAAACTACACACGTATAAGCTCTCGTTTTCAACGTGGCCGACACCACCCAGTATTACAAGAAACCCGTGACCACAGAGGCGTAGACTATGCCGCACCGACTGGCACCCCCATTTATGCTGCGGGTGATGGCGTTATCAGTTACAAGGGCTGGAATGGTGGTTACGGCAAAAAAGTCGTGATCAAACATGCCGGACGCTATGAAACAGTTTATGCGCACCTATCTCGTTATGGAAAAGCCAAGCGAGGCCAAAGTGTTAAACAGGGCGATATCATTGGCTATGTCGGCAAAACCGGATTAGCCACCGGCCCTCATTTGCATTATGAGTTCCGCATCAACGGCGTACATCGTGACCCTTTAAAAGTTAAGTTCCCTGATGCAGAGCCAGTGTTAGCAACATATCGAAATGACTTTGATCAATATGCCTCTATTATGCATAGTCAACTAACGCGCTTTGATCCTGAACTCACCCAACTGGCGTTAAACTTTGAATAA